TGTGCCATCCGGTCCACCACTTCGCGCCAGAACTCAACCGGAAAGACCGCATCAAACTCATCGCGCCCCATGGCATGCTCAGCCCTGGAAGGGATACCGCCCCCCAACCCCCGTTGCGGGTACCAGAGCCGCTGGTAATGTTTCTTGGCCAGGGTCATGGCCGCATCAAAGCGGATGATCGGGGTCAGCCGGGCCACATGCAGGATCGTCTGAATAACGGTCTCCCGCACCTGCGGGATCAGGTAGTTCAGCTGAGCCGTGTCGTTCCAGGGGATACTGGTGCCGTCATTACCATGGTAGATGTAGCGTGTACGGTTATCCCGGCGGTCAATCATCCTGAAGACCACCGCCGCATCCTGTTTGTTCCAGTAGCCGTCTTCAATTTGAAGCGTAACTGACGGATCAGGGGAAAGATCTTCACCGTTAAACTGGTAGGTGGGAAACGGGGCGTAGTCAGTCTGAATGAACCAGTCAGGATGTTCAAGCACCCAGCGGGAAAAGAGACCGGTATGGTTAGGAACCATATCACTGGCAAGCCGGATACCACGCTGCCAGGCTCGCTGTTTCAGATTCAGAAAGGCAGGCTCCCCCCCCAGGTCTGCTGCGATGGTATAATCATACAACGAATAGGCTGAGGCATGGGCCTCAGGATTGCCGCACAACTGCTTGATTCGTTGTGAGGCAGACGACCGTTCCCAGAGACCGATCAGCCAGAGGCCGGTGAAGCCCCATGAGGCCAGACGGTCAAGTTCGGCATCCGGCACCTGATCAAGACGGGTAATGGGGTAGGCGTAGGATTTGGAGAGTTGATCCAGCCAGACATGGGTCATCTTGGCGATCATCACCACGTTGGACATCCAGTCGGCATCGGCTGAAAAGGCCTCATACTCCGGCTGGTCGTAGCCTGCATGGTGACCGGCGCCATGGTAGGCACTTCCCGGCACAGCCCCAAAGATTGCAGCTGCACCAGCAGCGCCCGGCAAACCGAACTGCAGTACCTCCGCAGGACCGGCACCGCCATCCGACCACTGGCGCTGTTCTTCGTCCAGGATATCAAAGGCGGTCAGCAGTTCTTCCAGCAACTCCGGCGGCAGGGCTTCAGCCCACTGTTCCCGGATATAGCCAAGCTGCCCTGCCAGAGAATCCGGGGCTGCACTCAACGGGGCATACAAGGCCTCAACCAGGGTCACACCGATTACAGGCAGCAGCGGCCCTTTTGCCAACGACTGCTCAAGCCCGGCAACTACCTGGCGATACGGGGCACTCGACGCCAGCTCCTGATCATCCAGCAACACGCGAAAAGGCTCAAGTGCCCGGTTCCGGGTTGCAAGGTTGAGCAGCAGCAACTCACGCAACAACAGGTATTCGCGTTGTTCCTGTGTCAGCGCAGTCAGCACGCAACCGGCCGGAAACATTTCCACAAAGGCATCAAACGTCTGCCTGACCTGTCTACCGGCAGGATTCAGTCCAGCGTTCCTCAGGGCATCAGCCAGCAGAGGTGTCTGTCCGCCACGGCAGATATCATCGATCAGGTGACGGTAAATCCGCAAAAGCGAAGCATACAGGTTGAGCTGGGCAGCAGTAACCGTGGCAGGAGGATCGCCTGACCTGGTCAGGGCAGAGGCCAGCCGGCGATAGAACAGTATCTGGGGATAATTGTTGTCACTGTGAGCCAACAACGCCTCGACACCAAAACGTTGTTGCGCGCGCGCAGCAACCTGAATGGCATAAGGGAAATAATCCGGCAGTGATGTGGACATGGTCACGGCTCGAGTCTATTTGGATAGGTGTATCAGGCTACTAAAAAAGGCGGCCAGATGGTACTGGCCGCCGACGGTCTGTCAGGGAGACTTTTTCTTGGTTGATGCCTTTGCCTTACTGGACTTGGCGCTACTTTTCCTGCTTTTGCCTTTACTTTTACCGGAGCTTTTGATCTTGCCCTTTTTGGTTTTCTTGGACTTGCTGATCTTGCGTGGCACCGGATTAAATTCATCCCGTATGTTGTTTAACAAAATCGAGGTTTCTTCCATGTTCGGGTCGGCCTTGCGAGCAGCTTCCAGCGCCTCGCGGGCCTCGGAGAGACGACCGGTTTTCATGTAGACCCGCCCAAGTGCATGCAGGGCACGGGCATGATCCGGCTTCAGTTCAGCCGCTTTCTTATAACTGGCAATGGCGTTATCATACTCTTTCTTGAAATCGTAGATCAGGCCAAGCTTGTAATGGTTGTTCGCATCATCCGGAGCCAGCTCTACCGCTTCCTGCAGCAGTTCTGCCAGTTCATCATATTTCTTGTCTTTGACATAGATAGCCACCAGGGCATTACGGCTTTCGTTATCCTCCTCCTGCAACTCCAGTGCCTTGGTGTAATGTTCAACCGCCTTATCGGTTGCTCCCTTGGCACGGTAAACCGCTGCCAGTTCGCGATTTGCCTCGGGGTTATCAGGGGCCAGCTTCAGCACGGCCTTATAGGATTCTTCGGCAAGGTTCAGGTTCTTGTTTTTGACAAAAATCCTGGCAAGTTTCAGATGGATGTCGGCACTTTCCGGCTTTAGCTTCAAAAACTCGACATACTGTTCAACCGCTTCCTGGGTGTTGCCCCGTCCCAGCCGGATATCGGCCAGTTTCAACCGTGCCTCGGCATATGCCGGTCTTTTTTCAATGGCCCGTTTGTAGGCAACCACCGCCTCATCCAGCTGATTGCGTTTTTCATACAGCAGCCCCAGATTGTAGTAAACCTCAGGATTGCTGCTGCCAAGGTGCGTTGCATCGCGGTAAGCCAGCAGGGCGTCACCATCCCGGCCGGCCCGGAAATACAGGGCACCGAGTTTTTCCAGCGGCTCGATCGCATCGGGCTGTTGTTTCAGCACGGCCCGGTAGGCTTCAGCGGCCTTATCCACCTCTCCTTTTGCAGCCAGCTGATCACCCAGAACAACCCCTTCAGCCCTGGCTGGCAGCTCTTCTGTCACCACCACTTTTTTACCGCCCAGCAGACGTTCATATTCAGCCTGCTTTGCATCACCATTCTTCTCATAGATATCAGCCAGCATCAGATGCAGACTGCTGCTGCGGGGATTGGCCGTTGAAGCCTTCTTCAGCAGATTCAAAGCGGCTTCCTGCTGATTTTGCTGCAGGTAGATGCCCGCAAGGGCAAGTGAGGCCTGCTCATGGGAGGGGTCCAGCAACAATGCACGCCTGAATTCGTCAACAGCGCGGTCGGTCTGACCTTGAGCGGCATACACCTCGGCCTGCCCCGCCAACACGGCAGCATCCGCAGGCAGCTTGGCGGATGCCTCGCCATAATGGTACAGGGCAAGGGCATAAAACTTCCTGTCGGTCATGATCTTGCCCAGCGCCTTGTGATAGGCCGGTAACGGCTGTCCCGCTATCCCTTTGGTCAGTGCAACAGCGGCATCATCCTGCAGGCCCTTTTGCAGATACAGCAACCCAAGGTTGCCGGAGGCAACAGCAAGTCCCGGTTCCTTCTGCAAAGCACGGCGATAGCCGGCAATGGCACCGTCAATATTTCCGCTTCGCTCTGCCTGCAGGCCCTGCACAAACTGAGCGGCAGCTCCATCGGGACAACTGGACAGTATCTGAGCTTCATCCTTGGTTCTGGCCGCATCATCGCTATAGGCAGGGAGCTTGTTTGCCAGCTCAAGGGCATCCTTGCACCTGTCTCCACCGAAGTTCCAGCTGAAGCCGGTCAACAGAAAGAAAGCGCCGGCAAGGAGCGGCAGAACTGTCGTCCTTTTTGTATACATGGTTAATTTTCCTTTTGTTTGGCAGCAAGATTGGGGCGAAGTATACAGACAAAACTGCAAAAATTCAAATAATTCTGCTGAACTGCTTGATTCTTTACAGTTTTATGGAATAGTATAGCCAGGCATCAGTAAGCGTTTGTACGCACAAAGACAGGGGAAACTGCATGATCACAGACCTGGAACAGATCATCATGACGGCCGGCGAT
Above is a window of Trichlorobacter lovleyi SZ DNA encoding:
- a CDS encoding alpha-amylase family glycosyl hydrolase; the protein is MSTSLPDYFPYAIQVAARAQQRFGVEALLAHSDNNYPQILFYRRLASALTRSGDPPATVTAAQLNLYASLLRIYRHLIDDICRGGQTPLLADALRNAGLNPAGRQVRQTFDAFVEMFPAGCVLTALTQEQREYLLLRELLLLNLATRNRALEPFRVLLDDQELASSAPYRQVVAGLEQSLAKGPLLPVIGVTLVEALYAPLSAAPDSLAGQLGYIREQWAEALPPELLEELLTAFDILDEEQRQWSDGGAGPAEVLQFGLPGAAGAAAIFGAVPGSAYHGAGHHAGYDQPEYEAFSADADWMSNVVMIAKMTHVWLDQLSKSYAYPITRLDQVPDAELDRLASWGFTGLWLIGLWERSSASQRIKQLCGNPEAHASAYSLYDYTIAADLGGEPAFLNLKQRAWQRGIRLASDMVPNHTGLFSRWVLEHPDWFIQTDYAPFPTYQFNGEDLSPDPSVTLQIEDGYWNKQDAAVVFRMIDRRDNRTRYIYHGNDGTSIPWNDTAQLNYLIPQVRETVIQTILHVARLTPIIRFDAAMTLAKKHYQRLWYPQRGLGGGIPSRAEHAMGRDEFDAVFPVEFWREVVDRMAQEAPDTLLLAEAFWMMEGYFVRTLGMHRVYNSAFMNMLKQEENAKYRQTVKNVLEFNPEILKRFVNFMNNPDEKTAVEQFGTQGKYFGACVLLATMPGLPMFGHGQIEGFHEKYGMEYRRAYWDETADQGLLRGHELWIFPLLKRRRLFSGSEHFALYDFYCHDGSVDENVFAYSNRADEQRALVLYNNRYARTAGWIKTAAPVAARAGDDAPLLYTGSLGQALAVPDDTRCFLAFREISTQHEYLRNAAEICRRGMYAELSEYEFHVFLDFRILEDTPDGEWAALCTHLGGRGVVSLEEERVQLANQPLIAAFTACLQAIPQMALLEKAFQGYCAELPAPAASEIDRQHLMDVLEAALQPALAAKTLRLLRKSGVSRQALPLGQKNRRQAMAILLTGHLAVPLSDDALHEYGLGRPLAAFVAGEELVERHSGAWTVELCAAAAVAGRIWSTGAADRVDQLFSNPLLHRFLLVHEDAGVVWFNKERFEELLTWLAFQAAFEQARGEGHLLVPVKALEALAKAAGYRVRPLLQLAEGLQEGGL
- a CDS encoding tetratricopeptide repeat protein produces the protein MYTKRTTVLPLLAGAFFLLTGFSWNFGGDRCKDALELANKLPAYSDDAARTKDEAQILSSCPDGAAAQFVQGLQAERSGNIDGAIAGYRRALQKEPGLAVASGNLGLLYLQKGLQDDAAVALTKGIAGQPLPAYHKALGKIMTDRKFYALALYHYGEASAKLPADAAVLAGQAEVYAAQGQTDRAVDEFRRALLLDPSHEQASLALAGIYLQQNQQEAALNLLKKASTANPRSSSLHLMLADIYEKNGDAKQAEYERLLGGKKVVVTEELPARAEGVVLGDQLAAKGEVDKAAEAYRAVLKQQPDAIEPLEKLGALYFRAGRDGDALLAYRDATHLGSSNPEVYYNLGLLYEKRNQLDEAVVAYKRAIEKRPAYAEARLKLADIRLGRGNTQEAVEQYVEFLKLKPESADIHLKLARIFVKNKNLNLAEESYKAVLKLAPDNPEANRELAAVYRAKGATDKAVEHYTKALELQEEDNESRNALVAIYVKDKKYDELAELLQEAVELAPDDANNHYKLGLIYDFKKEYDNAIASYKKAAELKPDHARALHALGRVYMKTGRLSEAREALEAARKADPNMEETSILLNNIRDEFNPVPRKISKSKKTKKGKIKSSGKSKGKSRKSSAKSSKAKASTKKKSP